The Budorcas taxicolor isolate Tak-1 chromosome 25, Takin1.1, whole genome shotgun sequence genome includes a region encoding these proteins:
- the KLC2 gene encoding kinesin light chain 2: MATMVLPREEKLSQDEIVLGTKAVIQGLETLRGEHRALLAPLVAHEASEAEPGSQERCVLLRRSLEAIELGLGEAQVILALSSHLGAVESEKQKLRAQVRRLVQENQWLREELAGTQQKLQRSEQAVAQLEEEKQHLLFMSQIRKLDEDTPPNEDKGDVPKDSLDDLFPSEEEQNPAPSPGGGDVAAQHGGYEIPARLRTLHNLVIQYASQGRYEVAVPLCKQALEDLEKTSGHDHPDVATMLNILALVYRDQNKYKEAAHLLNDALAIREKTLGRDHPAVAATLNNLAVLYGKRGKYKEAEPLCKRALEIREKVLGKFHPDVAKQLSNLALLCQNQGKAEEVEYYYRRALEIYATRLGPDDPNVAKTKNNLASCYLKQGKYQDAEALYKEILTRAHEKEFGSVSGDNKPIWMHAEEREESKDKRRDSTPYGEYGSWYKACKVDSPTVNTTLRSLGALYRRQGKLEAAHTLEDCASRSRKQGLDPASQTKVVELLKDGGSGRGDRRGSRDAPGGAGTRSEADLEEAGPAAEWSGDGSGSLRRSGSFGKLRDALRRSSEMLVKKLQGGSPQEPPNPRMKRASSLNFLNKSVEEPVQPGGTGLSDSRTLSSSSMDLSRRNSLVG; this comes from the exons ATGGCCACGATGGTGCTTCCTCGGGAGGAGAAGCTGAGCCAGGATGAGATCGTGTTGGGCACCAAGGCCGTCATCCAAGGGCTAGAGACCCTGCGCGGGGAGCATCGTGCCCTTCTCGCTCCCCTGGTCGCTCATGAAGCTAGTGAGGCAGAGCCGGGCTCACAGGAGCGCTGTGTCCTCCTGCGCCGTTCCCTCGAGGCCATcgagctggggctgggggaggcccaG GTGATCTTGGCGCTCTCAAGCCATCTGGGGGCTGTGGAGTCGGAGAAGCAGAAGCTGCGGGCCCAGGTGCGGCGCTTGGTGCAGGAGAACCAGTGGCTGCGCGAGGAGCTGGCGGGGACGCAGCAGAAGCTGCAGCGCAGCGAGCAGGCCGTGGCCCAGCTCGAGGAGGAGAAGCAGCACTTGCTGTTCATGAGCCAGATCCGCAAGTTGGATGAGGACACCCCCCCCAAC gaGGACAAGGGGGACGTCCCCAAAGACTCTCTGGATGACCTGTTCCCCAGCGAGGAGGAGCAGAACCCAG CCCCCAGCCCTGGAGGAGGCGATGTGGCCGCCCAGCATGGGGGCTATGAAATCCCGGCCCGGCTGCGCACCCTGCACAACCTGGTGATCCAGTACGCCTCCCAGGGCCGTTATGAGGTGGCCGTGCCCCTCTGCAAGCAGGCCCTGGAGGACCTGGAGAAGACGTCGGGCCACGACCACCCGGACGTGGCCACCATGCTGAACATCCTGGCGCTGGTCTACCG GGACCAGAACAAGTACAAGGAGGCTGCCCACCTGCTCAATGATGCCCTGGCCATCCGCGAGAAGACTCTGGGCAGGGACCACCCAGCT GTGGCTGCAACACTGAATAACCTGGCAGTCCTGTATGGCAAGCGGGGCAAGTACAAGGAGGCTGAGCCCCTGTGCAAGCGGGCGCTGGAGATCCGGGAGAAG GTCCTGGGCAAGTTTCATCCAGACGTGGCCAAGCAGCTGAGCAACCTGGCCCTACTGTGCCAGAACCAGGGCAAAGCCGAGGAGGTGGAATACTACTACCGGCGGGCGCTGGAGATCTATGCCACACGCCTTGGGCCTGACGACCCCAACGTGGCCAAGACCAAGAACAACCTG GCCTCCTGCTACCTGAAGCAGGGCAAGTACCAGGATGCGGAGGCCCTGTACAAGGAGATCCTCACCCGCGCTCACGAGAAGGAGTTCGGCTCTGTCAGCG GGGACAACAAGCCCATCTGGATGCACGCAGAGGAGCGGGAGGAGAGCAAG GATAAGCGCCGGGACAGCACCCCCTATGGGGAATATGGCAGCTGGTACAAGGCCTGTAAAGTAGACAG CCCCACGGTCAACACCACCCTGCGCAGCCTGGGGGCCCTGTACCGGCGCCAGGGCAAGCTGGAAGCCGCGCACACGCTGGAGGACTGTGCCAGCCGCAGCCGCAAGCAG GGCCTGGACCCCGCAAGCCAGACCAAGGTGGTGGAGCTCCTGAAGGATGGCGGCAGCGGGCGTGGAGACCGCCGTGGCAGCCGAGACGCGCCCGGGGGTGCGGGGACTCGGTCTGAGGCTGACCTCGAGGAGGCAGGGCCTGCTGCCGAGTGGAGTGGG GATGGCAGCGGCTCCTTGCGGCGCAGTGGCTCCTTCGGGAAGCTTCGGGATGCCCTGAGGCGCAGCAGTGAGATGCTGGTGAAGAAGCTGCAGGGGGGTAGCCCCCAGGAGCCCCCAAACCCCAG GATGAAGCGGGCCAGTTCCCTCAACTTCCTCAACAAGAGCGTGGAAGAGCCAGTCCAG CCTGGAGGCACAGGCCTCTCTGACAGCCGCACCCTCAGCTCCAGCTCCATGGACCTCTCCCGAAGAAACTCCCTCGTGGGCTAA